In Puntigrus tetrazona isolate hp1 chromosome 18, ASM1883169v1, whole genome shotgun sequence, one genomic interval encodes:
- the si:dkey-88e18.2 gene encoding interleukin-12 subunit beta translates to MVWLMKFILFFCFAITRMSRAFSQLFPEKFVIAERKANVTLTCKTDKDIITWRHEDANSIENIMQSQIQILNGRDLTMIDLQEDLTGNYTCWSDTGLEDYTYLLLDTSKEATAFSISCTAETFSCSEKIKCSSTSDELTDEFAFRFRNARDNGDWVSQSVDGVFFLPHSTNSYCEESERLRISGEAVSACCYMKTDYSFYLRDIIKPANPNISNCTIQNEGSDNQIIELEVEPPSTWPEPHSFFPLKHQLEYEIRHDGKLMRQEWEERSKIKVKGSITKLRVRCRDLLLLSQWSEWSDWKNVN, encoded by the exons ATGGTTTGGTTGATGAAGTTCAtccttttcttctgttttgCCATAACGAGGATGTCTCGCGCTTTTTCCCAACTTTTTCCTGAGAAAT TTGTAATTGCTGAGAGAAAGGCAAACGTTACGCTGACCTGTAAAACAGATAAAGACATAATCACATGGAGACACGAGGATGCAAATAGCATAGAGAACATAATGCAATCGCAAATTCAAATCCTCAATGGGCGGGATTTGACCATGATTGACCTGCAGGAAGACCTAACCGGGAATTACACCTGCTGGAGTGATACGGGTCTTGAAGACTACACCTATCTCCTGCTGGACACATCTAAAGAAGCTACAG ctttcagtatcAGCTGCACAGCCGAGACGTTTTCCTGCTCTGAAAAAATCAAATGTTCCTCGACCTCAGATGAACTTACAGACGAATTTGCCTTCAGATTTCGCAATGCGAG GGATAACGGTGACTGGGTGTCACAGTCcgtggatggggttttttttctcccacatTCCACCAATTCATACTGTGAAGAGTCCGAGCGGCTGCGGATATCAGGGGAGGCGGTTTCCGCATGCTGCTATATGAAAACTGATTACAGCTTCTACCTACGAGACATCA TTAAGCCAGCAAATCCAAACATTTCGAACTGCACTATACAAAATGAGGGGAGTGACAATCAAATCATAGAATTAGAGGTGGAGCCTCCCTCGACCTGGCCGGAGCCCCACAGTTTCTTTCCTCTGAAGCATCAGCTCGAGTACGAGATAAGGCACGACGGAAAG CTGATGCGTCAAGAATGGGAGGAGAGGTCAAAGATCAAAGTTAAGGGCTCCATCACAAAACTGAGGGTCCGCTGCAGAGACCTGCTGCTCCTCTCTCAGTGGAGCGAATGGAGCGATTGGAAAAACGTAAACTAG
- the si:dkey-88e18.8 gene encoding LOW QUALITY PROTEIN: major intrinsically disordered Notch2-binding receptor 1 (The sequence of the model RefSeq protein was modified relative to this genomic sequence to represent the inferred CDS: inserted 1 base in 1 codon) — MSASSNLVQMAENPEDPLVLLEILEVLGACRGSVSYADICVYLSGRFSLQPLLDLRSLLYSTACRDPCFPATLFRERLHPPCSNRLSAAADVVSLFNLLMHTRMAPSYSQNIQSLTPCQVCGKGFVRYDWPAALPVTGGGTASEDCKYENLPCEAFSHNTEASHAQTTSALVAQPHSGVHNRDSMQNAHSGDISIDVVDQEAGKLSAANQGSRVARSCSQKRSAFKEGXHKIPLISVEGVGQSDQSPDGPRSDGEDLVYAHQNNPYPDPVIYANDPASHAHHHHSNAPEPDTHMSDSQSYDDASNPYDPQTQWRQAKHESLDELQTSTYFGPSVSSQKHQTPALQIKSHSLDIDSRTADERPEPETAGLQKPRSERSVLEKSGLRKSGSVKLSIEGSSFDIPGFDPRIVNSVRDTFKRLSGMSLDAWYDWSPSIEGMISVGTQTEPADRRALRSLMLADRLSIDNPDIGEDDISAIFRFLDDISMCGSMAVLPGEGGGAQEGGGAGLPERRERLGKLRRLFHSLEAPEEGVRWGVGRLLQRVTELEQQLEPISELREQLALVLSTLNRLEEREQAACPHVYPMHLQPQLTPRPSLQQQQGSPRTNLVAEGINEAAAKRRRLFVRRTSRSHTESSGSEAPREWSISFSKEPHIQSVKSDHLGGVHKREGSVVQEVTGFHLMPPETHNAPRRTSVHSTSQHVTERPKVTWSQSDLTPLDFQAPESLEFWTDEIYTPASDTLLRRSHSYTRCNRNQAYRIAALSITATIILILIIVIPVSTV, encoded by the exons ATGAGTGCAAGCTCAAATCTGGTGCAAATGGCTGAAAACCCCGAAGACCCCCTAGTATTGTTGGAGATCCTGGAAGTGTTAGGTGCATGCCGTGGGAGCGTGTCGTATGCGGATATTTGCGTCTATCTGAGTGGACGCTTCAGCCTGCAGCCTCTTCTAGATTTACGGAGTCTCTTATACTCCACCGCATGTAGAGACCCCTGCTTCCCAGCCACCCTCTTCCGAGAGCGGCTTCACCCACCCTGCAGCAACCGGCTCTCGGCAGCAGCCGATGTCGTCTCCCTGTTCAACCTCCTCATGCATACCCGCATGGCTCCTTCATACTCGCAGAACATTCAGTCTCTGACTCCCTGTCAGGTCTGTGGGAAGGGATTTGTGCGTTACGACTGGCCGGCCGCTTTACCCGTCACAGGAGGAGGCACCGCCTCTGAGGACTGTAAATATGAGAACCTCCCTTGTGAGGCGTTCAGTCATAACACAGAGGCTTCACACGCTCAGACCACCTCCGCGTTGGTCGCTCAGCCTCACTCGGGCGTGCACAACCGGGACAGCATGCAGAACGCTCATTCTGGGGACATTTCCATTGACGTGGTCGATCAGGAGGCTGGCAAGCTGTCGGCGGCCAATCAGGGATCCCGCGTAGCTCGGTCCTGCTCCCAGAAGAGGAGTGCCTTTAAAGAAG CTCACAAAATTCCACTGATATCCGTGGAAGGCGTCGGTCAATCAGATCAAAGCCCAGATGGACCAAGATCAGATGGAGAGGACCTGGTTTACGCTCACCAAAATAATCCTTATCCCGACCCTGTAATATACGCAAACGACCCGGCATCACATGCGCATCACCATCATTCGAACGCTCCTGAACCGGACACACACATGAGCGACTCGCAATCCTACGATGACGCCTCGAACCCCTACGATCCTCAGACTCAGTGGCGTCAGGCGAAGCACGAGAGTTTGGACGAGCTCCAAACCTCCACCTACTTCGGCCCTTCGGTCTCCAGCCAAAAGCACCAAACCCCTGCTCTACAAATCAAAAGCCACAGCTTGGACATCGACAGCAGGACGGCGGATGAAAGACCGGAACCAGAAACGGCCGGGCTGCAGAAACCCAGATCGGAGCGCTCCGTCTTAGAGAAGTCAGGATTACGAAAGTCAGGATCTGTTAAACTTAGCATCGAAGGGTCAAGCTTCGACATTCCTGGTTTCGATCCTCGCATTGTCAATTCGGTGCGGGACACCTTCAAGCGGCTGAGCGGCATGAGTTTGGACGCATGGTACGACTGGTCACCGAGCATCGAGGGCATGATTAGCGTAGGCACCCAAACAGAGCCTGCAGATCGGCGCGCTTTACGAAGCCTCATGCTCGCCGATAGACTCTCCATCGACAACCCTGACATTGGCGAGGACGACATCAGTGCCATCTTCCGTTTCCTAGACGACATTAGCATGTGCGGCTCCATGGCGGTGCTGCCAGGGGAAGGAGGCGGGGCCCAGGAAGGGGGTGGCGCCGGGCTGCCAGAGAGGCGTGAACGTTTGGGAAAGTTACGGAGGTTGTTTCACTCCTTGGAGGCACCTGAGGAGGGTGTGAGATGGGGCGTTGGGCGACTGCTCCAACGGGTCACGGAGCTGGAGCAACAGCTCGAACCCATTTCAGAGCTACGTGAGCAGCTGGCCCTCGTGCTCTCCACGCTGAACCGTCTGGAAGAGCGGGAGCAGGCCGCATGCCCACACGTGTATCCAATGCACTTACAGCCCCAGCTCACACCCCGGCCTAGCCTGCAGCAACAGCAGGGGTCCCCGAGGACCAATTTGGTGGCGGAGGGCATCAACGAGGCAGCTGCGAAACGCAGACGGCTGTTTGTGCGCAGGACCTCCAGGAGCCATACAGAAAGCAGCGGATCAGAGGCCCCCAGAGAGTGGAGCATCAGCTTCAGCAAGGAGCCGCACATACAGTCTGTTAAG TCAGATCATTTAGGTGGAGTGCATAAAAGAGAGGGCTCTGTAGTGCAGGAAGTGACGGGCTTTCACCTCATGCCACCTGAGACCCACAATGCACCACGCCGCACATCTGTCCATAGCACTTCCCAGCATGTGACTGAACGCCCAAAAGTGACCTGGAGCCAATCAGATTTAACACCGCTGGATTTTCAG GCCCCTGAGTCGTTGGAGTTCTGGACAGACGAGATTTACACGCCGGCATCTGACACGCTCCTGCGACGTTCACATTCGTACACTCGCTGCAACAGGAACCAGGCGTACCGTATCGCTGCCCTCAGCATCACTGCCaccatcatcctcatcctcatcatcgTCATTCCTGTCAGCACTGTGTAA
- the cfap161 gene encoding cilia- and flagella-associated protein 161, with protein MAHVRTYNPRVRVGNWKEDVTLEEETLKNFILQKDRGELTVQKEGDLRQNILKPLSLSVSQDGFLHFGDTVMLVNPGSEDHERRGSCVLSIIADSRNITTQSDTNPVPRLFGPLQVGGAHSMTPCVRNSFIITSVDGTSDGEVLRYDQSFALRTTAGFAGELFLASDHKTFLKCAKKSRLQELSLAEAFDFLCWWKVIYFDPQERLENEGYPVQVNSKVLISHCKTNQCLAALGSHVLWTPFGKEYELSAHTFLDSHKAERDNNHWLFFVAYSANQNQSEMQLQQDSDITDEQRDNQEDTQVKECS; from the exons ATGGCTCACGTCCGGACCTATAATCCGCGCGTCCGTGTGGGCAACTGGAAAGAAGACGTGACATTAGAAGAG GAAACGCTCAAGAACTTCATCCTGCAAAAAGACAGAGGCGAACTCACTGTTCAGAAAGAAGGAGACCTGAGGCAAAACATCCTAAAACca TTGAGTTTATCAGTGTCGCAGGATGGTTTTTTGCACTTTGGAGACACGGTGATGCTGGTGAACCCTGGGAGTGAAGATCACGAGCGGCGCGGTTCCTGTGTCCTCAGCATCATTGCCGACAGCAGAAATATCACAACACAGTCTGACACGAATCCGGTCCCCCGCCTTTTCGGGCCCCTCCAAGTAGGCGGAGCCCACAGCATGACCCCTTGTGTTAGAAACTCCTTTATCATTACAAG TGTTGATGGGACCTCAGATGGAGAGGTGCTCAGATACGACCAAAGCTTTGCCCTGAGAACGACCGCAGGCTTTGCCGGAGAG CTGTTCCTCGCCAGCgatcacaaaacatttctgaagtGTGCCAAGAAGTCTCGGCTGCAGGAGCTGAGCCTGGCAGAGGCGTTTGATTTCCTGTGCTGGTGGAAGGTGATTTACTTTGACCCCCAGGAAAGGCTTGAAAACGAAGGATACCCCGTTCAG GTGAACAGCAAGGTTTTGATTTCCCACTGCAAGACCAATCAATGCCTCGCTGCTTTAGGCAGTCACGTCCTATG GACTCCTTTTGGTAAAGAGTATGAACTCTCTGCTCACACCTTCCTGGACTCTCATAAAGCTGAGCGGGACAATAACCACTGGCTGTTTTTCGTGGCTTATTCTGCCAATCAAAACCAGAGCGAGATGCAACTCCAACAAGACTCAGACATAACAGATGAGCAGAGAGACAACCAAGAGGACACGCAAGTAAAAGAGTGCAGTTAG
- the utp15 gene encoding U3 small nucleolar RNA-associated protein 15 homolog yields the protein MAAFKPTKVQILPKLGEKVTEDKLYWKNYKSPVQIKEFGAITKIDFSPLSPHNYAVTASTRVHIYGPHSHEPMRSFTRFRDTAYGGTFRDDGKLLVAGSEEGIIRLFDIGGRVALRQFTGHSKAVHVTSFLSDGFRVVSGSDDLSCRVWDVARSVELSSLTEHTDYVRALAPSKLNPDLFVTGSYDHTVKVFDMRSGSSVITMQHGQPVECVLLYPSEALLVSTGGRYVKVWDLLKGGQELVSLRNHHKTVTCACLSSVGKKLLTGSLDRHIKVYNSSYKIVHNFDCDASILSMAIAPDDEVLAVGMTNGVLSVRHRKQMNQKDRETFSRRRRGPSYRVFVKGKNFVPRQDDFLVSKPVKQYLQMYDKQLKSFEVSKALDTALQTWRQTNKPDVTMAVIIELNRRGTLKNALAGRNEQSLTKILNFLLKHIFDPRFSRTLLMVGDIVLDMYQQVIHESPVVERLLQRLMEVLGREAELQQELMQVLGILDTLFASMTPRKEIPALAPPPAAQESQLQAA from the exons ATGGCTGCATTTAAACCCACCAAAGTTCAGATCCTTCCCAAACTAGGAGAGAAAGTAACGGAGGATAAGCTCTACTGGAAGAATTACAAG tCTCCCGTGCAAATTAAAGAGTTTGGTGCTATAACAAAGATCGACTTCTCTCCTCTCTCGCCTCACAATTATGCCGTCACAGCCTCCACCAGA GTTCACATATATGGACCCCACTCTCATGAGCCCATGCGGAGCTTCACACGCTTTCGGGATACAGCATATGGAGGCACCTTCAGAGACGACGGCAAGCTTTTGGTGGCAGGAAGTGAAGAGGGAATCATCCGGCTGTTTGACATCGGCGGTCGAGTAGCTCTTAGACAGTTCACAGGACACTCCAA GGCTGTACACGTGACCTCGTTCCTGTCGGACGGCTTTCGTGTGGTGTCTGGGTCTGATGACCTGTCGTGCAGAGTGTGGGACGTTGCCAGATCTGTTGAACTCAGCTCATTAACTGAACACACAGACTACGTCAGAGCTCTCGCCCCCAGCAAACTCAACCCAGATCTGTTTGTCACGG GGTCGTATGATCACACAGTGAAAGTGTTTGACATGCGCTCGGGGAGCAGTGTGATTACCATGCAGCACGGTCAGCCTGTGGAGTGTGTGCTGCTGTACCCTTCAGAAGCCCTGCTGGTGTCCACAG GAGGGCGCTACGTGAAAGTGTGGGACCTGCTGAAAGGTGGACAGGAGCTTGTTTCTCTTAGGAATCATCACAAAACGGTTACGTGTGCATGTCTGAGTTCCGTAGGCAAGAAGCTGCTCACAGGATCACTGGACAG GCACATCAAAGTGTATAACTCCTCTTATAAGATTGTACATAATTTCGACTGTGATGCATCCATCCTCAGTATGGCTATTGCG CCTGATGATGAAGTACTTGCTGTGGGGATGACCAATGGTGTGTTAAGTGTCAGGCACAGgaaacaaatgaatcaaaaagacagagagacatttAGTCGAAGGCGACGGGGCCCGTCATACCGGGTCTTTGTGAAGGGGAAGAACTTTGTGCCCAGACAG GATGATTTCTTGGTCAGTAAACCCgtaaagcagtatctacagatGTATGACAAACAGCTGAAAAGCTTCGAGGTGTCTAAAGCGCTGGACACAGCCCTGCAG ACATGGAGACAAACCAATAAACCCGATGTGACCATGGCAGTCATCATAGAGCTTAACCGCAGAGGAACTCTGAAAAACGCTCTGGCGGGACGAAATGAACAGAGCTTAACCAAGATTCTCAATTTCCTCCTTAA GCACATCTTTGACCCACGCTTCTCTCGGACACTGCTCATGGTCGGGGATATTGTGCTGG atatgtATCAGCAGGTTATACACGAGTCTCCTGTGGTCGAGCGGCTCCTGCAGCGTCTTATGGAGGTGTTGGGTCGGGAAGCAGAACTTCAGCAGGAGCTTATGCAGGTTTTAGGAATCCTGGACACACTTTTCGCATCCATGACCCCCAGAAAAGAGATCCCAGCCCTTGCTCCCCCACCAGCAGCGCAGGAGTCACAGCTACAAGCCGCCTGA